The following coding sequences lie in one Anomalospiza imberbis isolate Cuckoo-Finch-1a 21T00152 chromosome 17, ASM3175350v1, whole genome shotgun sequence genomic window:
- the YWHAB gene encoding 14-3-3 protein beta/alpha, giving the protein MDKSELVQKAKLAEQAERYDDMAAAMKAVTEQGHELSNEERNLLSVAYKNVVGARRSSWRVISSIEQKTERNEKKQQMGKEYREKIEAELQDICNDVLELLDKYLIVNATQPESKVFYLKMKGDYYRYLSEVASGDNKQTTVANSQQAYQEAFEISKKEMQPTHPIRLGLALNFSVFYYEILNSPEKACNLAKTAFDEAIAELDTLNEESYKDSTLIMQLLRDNLTLWTSENQGDEGDAGEGEN; this is encoded by the exons ATGGATAAAAGTGAGTTGGTACAGAAAGCCAAGCTGGCTGAGCAGGCCGAGCGTTACGATGACATGGCTGCTGCTATGAAAGCTGTCACTGAGCAGGGACATGAACTGTCCAATGAAGAAAGGAATCTCCTCTCCGTGGCCTACAAGAACGTGGTCGGTGCCCGTCGCTCGTCCTGGCGTGTGATTTCCAGCATCGAgcagaaaacagagagaaacGAGAAGAAACAGCAGATGGGAAAAGAATATCGTGAGAAAATTGAGGCTGAATTGCAGGATATCTGCAATGATGTTCTG GAACTCCTGGATAAATACCTTATTGTCAATGCCACGCAGCCAGAAAGCAAGGTCTTCTATTTGAAAATGAAAGGTGATTACTACAGATACCTCTCAGAGGTGGCATCTGGGGACAATAAACAAA CAACGGTAGCAAACTCCCAGCAAGCTTATCAGGAGGCATTTGAAATTAGCAAGAAAGAGATGCAGCCAACACACCCCATTCGACTTGGTTTGGCTTTAAATTTCTCTGTCTTCTACTATGAGATCCTAAATTCTCCTGAAAAAGCCTGTAATCTGGCAAAGACG GCATTTGATGAAGCAATAGCAGAGCTGGACACGCTGAATGAAGAGTCTTACAAAGACAGCACCCTGATCATGCAGCTGCTTAGGGACAACCTCACT CTATGGACGTCGGAAAACCAGGGAGATGAaggggatgctggggagggagagaaCTAA